The Prunus dulcis chromosome 5, ALMONDv2, whole genome shotgun sequence genomic sequence CCCAGGCTGCATTTGGATCCTTCATGGAAGGCAGGCTTACTGAGGACTGAAACTGATCCTTCATAGGTTGTGCCGGCACTATTGGTTGTGAACCCACAGAATAATGGACAATACCCATGTTTCCTGTGGATCCACTACTATCCCACTGCTGATGGACTCCCTGTGGAACATGTTGAGGCACTAACACTTGTGGAGTGGAACTGGAATGCATTGAACTGAAGTATGTACTGCCTGAGGAAGGCAGCCTTGCACCGGTCTGAAATTGATCCTTCATATAGGAACTGTCGTTTTGGGTGGATGATTGCATGGTAATAGGATGAAACAGTGATAACAAATGGCTTACCTGCACCATAAGATAAACTGGAAAGTGAGTACAGTCAACCAAATGACAACAATCCAATTGGTAAGGATGAAATTGAACTGATTCCACTTAGAGGAGAAACTTACTTGTTGGCtattgagaattgtattaaaCTTATTGGAACCTCTCTTGTAGTTGTCTTGAATAGCATGTTTAAAATCACTCTCTGGCAAGGGGAGGCATTCCCTGTAAATTTTGAATCTCACCTATATACAAAActcaagtgaaaaaaatttaaaaagcaaCCTAAAAGCTAATCAAGAAGGAAGTAAGGTATCAAGTGAAGGAGAGAAAACTAAACTCACCTGTGCAGGAAAGTTTCCACCAAAAGCCGTTCTTTCCAAGTTCAACTTTCCAGCAGTGGTTGCTTCATATACCCCATAAAGAAACTTCACATTATAATCAAATAGAAACAGCTTCATGCCTGGCCTAATCTTCTCTATAACTTCCTTTCTTCCAGCGGGAAGTCCAAAAACACGGTGCAGGTGGCATTCTGGTTTTGTTCTTCCATTACACATAAATATATAACCAGAAAATTCTTCCAGACCCAGATGGTCCTTACGCAACCCTTGATCCTCAGCAGCATCTCTCCTTATGTTATCAGCAGGAGAAGAAACGCGGTCATATGCACGATTTTCAGAGGCAGGAGC encodes the following:
- the LOC117629399 gene encoding uncharacterized protein LOC117629399 encodes the protein MTRVRDEAFEDKGPAVNYLDANYFHAPASENRAYDRVSSPADNIRRDAAEDQGLRKDHLGLEEFSGYIFMCNGRTKPECHLHRVFGLPAGRKEVIEKIRPGMKLFLFDYNVKFLYGVYEATTAGKLNLERTAFGGNFPAQVRFKIYRECLPLPESDFKHAIQDNYKRGSNKFNTILNSQQVSHLLSLFHPITMQSSTQNDSSYMKDQFQTGARLPSSGSTYFSSMHSSSTPQVLVPQHVPQGVHQQWDSSGSTGNMGIVHYSVGSQPIVPAQPMKDQFQSSVSLPSMKDPNAAWASPMLEPQYIQPSVLHPQYPSYGYTMNMSYFYPAVQPQAMPASSQTYYSAEFGQHHLAEVTAQPAPKSYESYYRYEAAQDMVLTDQHTGFGHGYSQSSLQTDGETILQQENAAEHHNLHQVPTASHAPPSMQQHTFTSEQPGLAAGTVPMLSSNSWTGASPT